Genomic window (Candidatus Nitrosocosmicus franklandus):
TTGAGTGAGACTAAATTCGAAAAAACACGGAAATCTGTAATGCGAACTTGGGTATTTGCTTCCTGTAATAACGAAAAAAAATTGTTGACTCCTTTGCTTTCACGTTTTTTTGTTCTTTATTTTAAGAAATATGATTTTAAGACGTTTGAAAGAATTTCAAATCATATACTGAGTAAAGAATGCAACTTGGATCTAGAAATTTCATCATTGATTGCTAATCTTGTTTGGAATAAACTAAAATCAAGGGATATTAGAGATTGTATAAAAATTGGACGAATTTGTAAGAATAAGGAAGATGTCAACATGATAGTGAGAATCCTTAAGCGTTATGGTAATCAGAGTTCATCTATTGAAAAGAACTATATATTCTAAATGGGGATTGTAGGAGTTCATCCATTTCTACTATTCCTAGAGATGATATCAAAGTTATTCGTAGAGTGGAGGCCGCTTAGATTGGACAGTTTAAAAGGATTTTTAACTAAATTTACTTCTTTAAAGTTTTTATCGAAAATTACCGTAATTAGCTTTCCATCATAGAGAAGTATGATGTAAGTAAGGCTTGAACAAAAGATATTAACCCCTACTCTTTCGTATTTTGGTTAAGCTTTCATTCTTTTAGTTAGATTTAATATGCCTTTTACGATATTGCAGTTAGTAATCCGTTGAATTTCTCTGATTTTAGATTGGATGATTTTATATTTCCTCTGTTTATTTATGAAAACGAGAACGTCTACAGACAAAGTTTAAAATCAGGATATATGAACAGTTCTAAGGTTTATCTTCACAGATTGGAAATCTTGTTGGAACAATTGATAAAATTAAACGTTTCTCAAATACTCCTTTTCGGCATTCCTAGAAGAAGGACCAAAAATGGTGATTTGTCGTCTGCTAAACGCGGGCTAATTCAAAGCTCGATAAGGAAAATAAGAGAGAATTTTGGCAACGATTTTACGATATTTTCTGATGTTTGTCTCTGTCAGTATAACACCTCTGGTCAATGTGGAATCGTGTCAGATAGATCTGGTAATGTAGTAGTAAAACGAGGTAATTCTTATGATAATGTGATTGACAACGATAAGACTCTGCAATCACTAGGAAGAGTATCTCTAAGTTTGTGTGAAAGTGGGACGGACTTTATTGCCCCCTCTTCTATGATGGATGGTCAAGTTCTTTATTTGAGAAAGTTACTAAATAGTCACGGATTTGGGACTGTAAAAATATTAAGTTACTCAGCCAAACATAATTCTTGTTTGTATTCTCCTTTCAGAAATAACAATTATCTGCATGCAGATTTTATCGATAAATCTAGTTATCAGTGTTCAATTAATAATAAAAGTGAGTCAATAAGGGAACTTTTACTTGATATTGAAGAGGGTGCAGATTGGATAATGATAAAACCCTCACTATGGTATATGGATATTATTAAGCAAGCGAGGAAATTAGTCAATGTCCCATTAGTGGTTCAAAATGTATCAGGAGAATATGCACTGCTGAGATCATTATTGGAGTCAGAACAACTTTATGGGTTATCTTTCGGCATAAATATTTTTGATGAGAAAAAATTGGATCCAAGAAGTGATGAGATTGGCAATGTAAGGATCAAACCCGTTCTACGTAATAGAGGGCAAGTTCAGAAAAGTAAAAGACATATTGATAATATTCGCAATCCTGGCCCCTTCGCAGGCAATTCTAATCCAGACTTTGCTCTAATTTCCAAATTTTTACTTTCGCTCAAGCGCGCTGGGGCTGATAAGATCATAACTTATTTTTTACTCGATATTATAAAAAATAAAGATAATAGTAAGCTGATATGAGGTAATGTGCTTGTTTTTTATGGTTATTTTGAAGCGTTTACAAATGAAATAATGCGTCCACTGGTAGAATCTACGTAGTATTTCGTACCATTGAAAGTAATCTCCCAACCAAAATGACTTCCTCCACTTAGAGGCTCATTAGTCATACCAATGACTTTAGAGGTTGTATGGCTATCCTTGTCAGCTTCATAGATAATTCCTTCTCCATTTATCATTACATATTGAGCACTAAATTTACCCCGCACATCATCAAAAGTGATATTGAGCAGGTCTTCCATTGGTTTATTAAATACATCGTGAAGAATAATTACGTAAGCCTCTTCAGGAATGAGTCTCGCAAAAGTCGTACTCTGTTGGTTGAGTGAATAATTTATAACAAGATACATTGCAAGGGTGAATCCCACAGATAGTAAAACAATCAAAATGACCTTGTTTCGCGATCCATCTGGGTTCACCAATATCAATTATGATAAAGAAACACTATTTAATCATTGGTTACGAACCTACGATTAGATTATATATCAAATACCTTAAAAATTAATTGTCCCGCGGTAGCTCAGCCTGGTAGAGCTTTCGGCTGTAGTTGTTGGCAAAATATTGCTAATCTTGCATCAGCCTATCAGGCTTACATCCAACAGTAACCGAAGAGTCGCAGGCTCAAACAAAAAAGGTAATCTTTTTTGGAGCAAATCCTGCTCGCGGGATACAAACACATTTCGTTTATTATATCTTATTAATTGGGATTTATTATAGCTCGTCCTATTATTTTTCCATTTTTCAAATCCTCCAACGCTTCGTTAACTTGATCAAGTGAATATCTTTTGTCTAATACGGTTTTTACCTTTCCCTGAGAAGCCAAGTTAACTAGCTCCGTTAAATCCGAAAACGTTCCTGTATATGCTCCAGTAAGCGTATATCCTCTTAAAGGAATCATCGGCAAATTTAGTTCCATCGATCCTCCAAACAAACCCACCATAATCATTTTTCCTCTTTTCCTCAGCATATTAAATGAATTAATTGAAGTAATGTTATTATTTACAAAGTCAATGACAACATCAGTACCAGCACCGTTCGTAAGTGCCTTTACCTCTTTGACTATATCTGATTTTTCCTTACTGTTGATGACGGTGTCCGCACCCAATTTTCTTGCCTCAGACAATTTTTGATCATTTACATCAATGACTGTAATATTTGAATCACAGATTGCTTTTGCAATTTGAACTGCCATCAAGCCTAATCCGCCTGCTCCGACGATTACTATGTTATGATCTTTCTCAAGTCCTTGTGCAGGTTTGGCCTTCTTTACCGCGTTATATGCAGTGAGCCCAGAACAAGCAAGTGATGAAGCTGAATCAAATTGCAGATTACTTAATTTTATAACATATTTTGAATCTGGAACCAATACAAATTGCGCATATCCGCCATTTTGATAAATTCCCAAAGTTTTGGGTGAGTCACACAGGTTTTGTTCTCCAGATAAGCAAGCAGGACAGGATCCTTCTCCCAACCATGGGTAAACGAGCACGTTATCTCCAACTTGAACGTTGCTAACCTCATTCCCGACTTCTTCAATCTCGCCTGATATTTCATGTCCTGGAATGAGCGGAAACTTTACACCTCTATCCTCAACCTTCATGAATACACCTTTAGGTCCTGCATAGCCTCCCTCCCACAAATGAAGATCACTGTGACAAACTCCAGACGCAATAACCTTAACTAATACTTGTTTTCCTTCGGGTTTAGGATCCTTGATATCATTAATTTCTAACGGTTGGTTTGTTTTAATTATTTGAGCCCCTTTCATACAAAACCCATAGTTAACATGTTTAATTATCTTTGCTAACCGTAACAAAATTTTGGTTAAAAAGAATATATAATTTGTGATAGTAGCTAGCCTGATGTCGATGATGACGACGAAGAGCCGTCTGATAGTATAACACCGTGACGAAGATTATGAGTACTGAGGCATCGATCTTTAATTGGTTGTGACCACGGACTAGAGTCTACAGGTTTTCAAAATTATTGCAACTAAAAGTGGTTACACGATTTGAATGGTTTAGGTATTTCAGTTGTTGTCTATGGTGTTTTTAGATTATCTAGATAGTTCTTAACATCTGTCATTAAATATCATTTCCATTAACCATCTTTAAAATTATATATCGTAATGGTGAACTCAATTCAAAATTAATGAATTCCACACAACGGTATCTACTATCATCCATTTATTGTAATAACCTATCGTTAGAAATCTTGCAAGAAAATAACGACAATGATTCTAAAGGAAATGAAGATTCTATTTCGATTTCTACTTCTGCTTCTCCTGCCCCTGCCACGCGTGCCGAAATGCCATTTCTTTCCTATTTGTCTAGGAAGTTGGAATTTGATTCAACATTGTTTGAAAATGAACTGCTTAACCTTGAAAAAGAAAAACTCATTGAAATAAAAAAAAATAAACAAATAGGAAGATCTACCATAAACAAGGAAGATGAAGTCTTTTTAACAAAAAGGGGTAGAGCCGAAATAAAAGTAGTTCTGGTAGGTGGTGTCTTTGATCTTCTTCATGCTGGTCATATTCATACCCTCAAGGCGGCTAAATTATTGGGCGATGTTCTCATTATAGTAGTGGCAACTGATGCTACTGTTAGCAATTTAAGAAGTAATCGCAAAATATTTCACAATGAAAACAGTAGGTTAGAATTGGTTTCTTCAATAAGGTTTGTAGATAAGGCCATCATAGGCAGAAAAACGTCAATATACGATACTGTATCGTTTGTGAGGCCAGACATTATTGCTCTGGGATATGACCAATCTCATGACGTCAAATCAATGAAAAAAAATTGTCTGGAAAGGGGAATAGATGTAGAAGTTGTCAGACTCTCCTCTCCGATCCCTGAGTTGAAGAGTTCGGCGATTAAGAGCGAACTTGGAAGCTCTTTTTATGATTTACAATGAAACCATGATTATCACTCTCTGATCTTTATTACTACATTGTCCCCATCCTTTAATTTTAAAGTCTCTTTGATATTGTGAGGTCCAATTACTTCGATTAAACTATTGTCGTGGTGTGTTCTTTCCAAAAGTAACACATGTACGTTTCCTTCTTTATAGTGCTGCGGAGTTGAATTCAAGGTATAACTACTTCTTGCAACGGCTGTTATTGTTGCAGTATAACATTTTACCCATCCAAATGTTCTATCGGAATTTCTAAAGCCATCAATATGAATTGACGGATGATTTATCAAATCCCTTCGCGAGTTTATGTAACGCGCGTCTATCAACTTGACATTGAGTGTGCCCGGAAAGGGTTTGTAGCCAAGCTTATTATAAAATTGCTTTCTATATCCTTCAAGAGACATGTAATACGCACCTTCACCCATCCCGGTGACTATTTTACCCTTAAATATAATTTGCTTGTCAGCAGACACTTCCATCGATTTCTTTAATATTTCGTAAATGTCCTTAAGAGATTGATATCCTTCATCCGTTAATTTGATTCCAAATTTCTTATTGTTTTTTACTCTTTCAATTAAATTTTCCCGTTCCAAATCAATTAACACCTTGGATGCAGTCTGCTGTGATCTATTTATTAGTCGGCTCATTTGACTGCTAGTAACTTCTAAGTAGTTGTTTTTGCCCCCATTTGATAATAGATGTACTAAAATTAAAAAATGAAGAAAGTTAAAGTTTTCATGATCTTTTACCATCATGTGAATTTTAACTACTTCTAATTGATTGACTGATCAAGCCAATATCAGAGAACGTTTGAACTCTGACACTCGGATTGAGTTTTTTTAGATCACTTATCCTATGACCAATTATATATTTGATCCCAGACTTATTTGCGGCCTCTATCAACCTTGGAGTAATTATCCCATCGAGAACCAACAAGTTGCCGTCTTTCAAATTCGAGATCTTTTTTAATATTTCAGAAACAGGAATTTTCACTATCTTTTTCATAGATTTGTCAAAAATTATTGCCTCTAATTTTTCATTAATTTCTTCAAAAACCTTTTTTGCGGTAGAAATGACTTCTTCATCTTCTTTTGAGATGGGCTGTAATGAAGACGAAGTTGTTGCAGTTGATGTTGTCGACGAGTTTGGAGTTCTAATTACCTCTGAATTAACTGAATCATACTTGACATAGTTGTTCCTATTTGAACTTGAACTTGGGAGTTCTTTTTGGTAATCGCGTGCTGCTGACCCTTCTTGGCCGTTTACAAACTTCAGTCCGTATTCATTTCTATGATTATTTCTGATTTGTTGGACGTTTGTAGGTCCTGATGTGTGAGCTTCACTATGCTTATCCTTCATGAGTTGTTCGACGTCCTTAAGTATTTCTGAAATTTCTAAAGGTGTGCATTCTTCTACCTCTCTTCCTGGTGGTGCTCGATAGACTTTATCGATGTTCACCAATCCTTGTAATTCTTTCAAAATAAGATCACCTGCACGATCTCCGTCAATGAATGCAACTATTTTCTTACCCTCTGTTAGTTTTAATATTGTCTCATCAATTTTTGCTCCTTCTATAGCTATTGAATTATCGTAGCCAGCTCTGAGCAAATTTATAACATCGGCACGGCCTTCTACTAATATTATCCAGTCACTATCAAATACTCCAACACCGCAAGCTAATTGTGCTTTTCCAAAAGTAGTTAATCTACCTGGTTTGCTTGCATCATATACATCCTTTAGCATTTCCTCTCCTTCACTAATTGTTTTTGTGGCCCATTCTTGAACAATTTTCTTTGCTCTGTCTACTATAATTTTTTTCTTAATTGCTCTAATGTCATCAATACCAACTAAAGAAAATTTGGCCTGGAAAGGTCCAACTTTATCAATACTCTCAATTGCCGCAGCTATTAAAGCTGCGGTAGAGATATCAGTACTCATTGGAATTAAAGCATCACCTCGAGCCGAGTTAGATTTTGTATCTACATTAACTTCAATCCTTCCCACCTTTGAAACTTTTTGTAATTCATTCAAATTCATTTCCGGACCTAGCAACCCTTCAGTTTGACCAAAAATGGCGCCAATAATATCTGCCTTCTCTACTAGGCCATCTACCTCAAATTTCAGCTTTACATGATACTTAACAATCCCAGTGTTTGGCATCTTTACTATCTCGTTATTAATTTTGTTTATCATATTTTGATGATTATGATAAGTATAATTACATGCCTTGATTAAGTTTTTTGTTTTTAAGAGTATTTACAATAGCCCTACTTTGTCTTTATCTTCGTAATTGAAAAATGTGGTTTTTGTCCAAAAGATTTTCTTGATTGGACATGTCAATCTATCAACATACTATTGTAAAAGGATTTTAATTCTTCAATATTTTTTACTCTTCCTTGAGTTATATTTGAAAGCCTATTTCTATACTTTTGATCAATGTACCGATTACCAAGCATACTGCATATCTTCTTAGTCATCAACTCTCCACTCCTGTCTAAATCCAATAATATTATTAATTTCTTGTAATTATCACGGAATTTGTCAACCATATCAATGGGACTTTTAAAATTATGGTATATCATTATATTGCCACTGCATCCAAGATACGCTAGCGCTTCCCGATCTCTTTTTCCTTCCACTAGCACTAACGACTCCTGGACTGGCTCGCTATTAATTTGATTTATAAAGTCATTAATTTCTCTGATTATCCGTAATCTATCGTTCTTGTCCATTATAATTAGATTAAAAATGCGGATAGAGTTAAGAGCCTACTCTCTTCATTTTTGAGCCACATTTTGGGCAAGCAGATTGATTATGTTTTGTACCACAACTCATGCAGTAGTAACTCACCGAACTACCATTTCCTCCAAAAACAGATCCTGCCATACCCATTTTCTTCATGGTTCGATTTCTGATATAATAACTGAGTAATATGAAAACTACAATTATTACTGGAAGGGATAATGGAAACGGTAGCAAAAATGAGATTGCAAGGCTTATACCTAATGATATGCCAATCCACAATAACTGCTGAGACAAGAATTGTTTGTTATTACCTATCACTATCTCTCAGTCATATAATTAAGAAACATTATATATAAAATGTTTCCCTTCGATATCGATCTAACAATCAGTTGTATTCTGCATAGTACTTGTACCTCTTTTCGACTTCTTTGTTTTTTCCTTGTCTAACTATTTCTATCTCTCGGCTAAGTAGTCCTTTACAATGCTGTTTAAATTTTGTCCCTTCTTCTGTATCTGGAAATTTTCCAAGGGAGTATTCTAACTGGCTCATAAAATCTATAACTGTGTTTCTAAATTCATCCTTAGTTGGCCGTTTGTTATTATTAACTTTATAAAGCGAGACGGCAAGTTGCGATGCGTAGATCTTAGCTAAATCTTCTACCAATCTATCTACTTCAAAGTAATCTGTCATCAAAGTAGGAGGCTGCGATAACTAATAAATTTTGTCAGCACGAGGTGAATGAATAGAAAGGTAAAAATGGGTATTTCTAAAAGAGTCTTTATCATGCCAATTACTGACGTAGTTAAGAAGCAAATAGCCCAGCAGCGAAGACTATTCTTTAAGATTTGTTTCGATTGCGGTGCAAAAAACCCAATTGGTGGAACCAGGTGCAGAAAATGTAGAGGTAGTCATATGCGATTAAAAAACAGAACTTTAGGTGCCAAGAAATAATTTGGTAGTTATTTAATCTTTTTTTAATATTTTTGGGTTATAAATAAGAAAACTTTAATTATCTTTTTTGATTCCTACATTCTGAGATAACATATATTATGAAGTATCCAAAGGTCGTTCTTACTGCCGATAGAACATTAATGTCCCCCTATAGAGGAATTTCACTTGCATCATTTTTTGGATGTGCTCCTGCCCTAGATCCTAATCGCAGCCATGATTCATTCTGGTATAAAATATTGGGTAATCAGGTTACACCTAAATTACTTTTTGACTTTATATGTAATCCCATAGCAAATTCAAATGGTCTAGCTGATTACGCACCTTATGGATTAAGAAAGGTGGAGGCCTCATTATTGAGAGATGGTTATTCCCGCGAAGATGTTGTCGTTGCTCATCCTGATCATATAGATAAATTTATTGGTCCCGATACTGAGTTTGTTGGAACTTATGAAATGGACCCACTTGGGATGGGTCCAGTTACCATGACTTTTACCTATGGTAGAAAACAAATGTCATATGCAGAATTTTACAATCGCGATTTACATCATCGTATAAATGCTGCTAAACAAAAGAACGGAAGTAAGGCTAAAGTTGTGGTTGGCGCATCTGGAACTTGGCAATATAATTATGATCCAGCAAAAATAGAAGAATATGGACTATATGCTATAGTCGAAGGCGAATTAGGGGGAATAGGCCCTGAAATTGATGGACCTGGAGGAAGATTTTTTGATTCTTTAATTAACAATGAATTTGAAACTGCCAATCCATTTAAGAAATCTGAGTTTAAAGTAGAAATTAAGGAATTTAACAAGAACGGAAGAAAGTATCATGGAAGGTTTATTCACTATTCAAAGGAACCAAGCGTTGATGAAATTCCTGACATTGTTAATCCCAGTATGCATGGAATGGTTGAGGTTATGAGAGGCTGTGGACGAGGTTGCAAATTTTGTGATGTAACTCTTAGACCACTACGCTATTATCCAATCGAAAAAGTACAGCGAGAAATTCAAGTTAATATGAAGTATGGGGGGTTAAAGAACGCCTGGATTCACAGTGATGACATATTTGTATATGGTCTTAATCCAAGAACAACTAAAAATATGCAACCCAATCGCGAAGCTATTGAAGAATTATTTAAAGGTATAATGGAGACGGGGGTGGAACATACAAACCCTACTCATGGAACATTGGCGGGAGCCATAGCCGATGAAAAATTAATTCCCAATGTTTCTAGGATTATACGAG
Coding sequences:
- the dnaG gene encoding DNA primase DnaG → MINKINNEIVKMPNTGIVKYHVKLKFEVDGLVEKADIIGAIFGQTEGLLGPEMNLNELQKVSKVGRIEVNVDTKSNSARGDALIPMSTDISTAALIAAAIESIDKVGPFQAKFSLVGIDDIRAIKKKIIVDRAKKIVQEWATKTISEGEEMLKDVYDASKPGRLTTFGKAQLACGVGVFDSDWIILVEGRADVINLLRAGYDNSIAIEGAKIDETILKLTEGKKIVAFIDGDRAGDLILKELQGLVNIDKVYRAPPGREVEECTPLEISEILKDVEQLMKDKHSEAHTSGPTNVQQIRNNHRNEYGLKFVNGQEGSAARDYQKELPSSSSNRNNYVKYDSVNSEVIRTPNSSTTSTATTSSSLQPISKEDEEVISTAKKVFEEINEKLEAIIFDKSMKKIVKIPVSEILKKISNLKDGNLLVLDGIITPRLIEAANKSGIKYIIGHRISDLKKLNPSVRVQTFSDIGLISQSIRSS
- a CDS encoding B12-binding domain-containing radical SAM protein, whose protein sequence is MKYPKVVLTADRTLMSPYRGISLASFFGCAPALDPNRSHDSFWYKILGNQVTPKLLFDFICNPIANSNGLADYAPYGLRKVEASLLRDGYSREDVVVAHPDHIDKFIGPDTEFVGTYEMDPLGMGPVTMTFTYGRKQMSYAEFYNRDLHHRINAAKQKNGSKAKVVVGASGTWQYNYDPAKIEEYGLYAIVEGELGGIGPEIDGPGGRFFDSLINNEFETANPFKKSEFKVEIKEFNKNGRKYHGRFIHYSKEPSVDEIPDIVNPSMHGMVEVMRGCGRGCKFCDVTLRPLRYYPIEKVQREIQVNMKYGGLKNAWIHSDDIFVYGLNPRTTKNMQPNREAIEELFKGIMETGVEHTNPTHGTLAGAIADEKLIPNVSRIIRASSSNHIGIQCGFETGSIRLIGKYADRKLAPFRPSEWHWVVKEGVKTLNENYWVPAFTLIMGLDNNETADDSWETIQLIHQLEKEQPDSKFTVTPLTFVPIGLLEKSDFFDIGNTMDPAKLGVMYKTWQHNFKYAIHKFMHKVGQNDPIRKFFFATLARTLGGVPLSAMERYARKKSPEHERVIEKIKTQYA
- a CDS encoding toprim domain-containing protein; its protein translation is MDKNDRLRIIREINDFINQINSEPVQESLVLVEGKRDREALAYLGCSGNIMIYHNFKSPIDMVDKFRDNYKKLIILLDLDRSGELMTKKICSMLGNRYIDQKYRNRLSNITQGRVKNIEELKSFYNSMLID
- a CDS encoding DUF120 domain-containing protein — translated: MSRLINRSQQTASKVLIDLERENLIERVKNNKKFGIKLTDEGYQSLKDIYEILKKSMEVSADKQIIFKGKIVTGMGEGAYYMSLEGYRKQFYNKLGYKPFPGTLNVKLIDARYINSRRDLINHPSIHIDGFRNSDRTFGWVKCYTATITAVARSSYTLNSTPQHYKEGNVHVLLLERTHHDNSLIEVIGPHNIKETLKLKDGDNVVIKIRE
- a CDS encoding 50S ribosomal protein L40e; this encodes MNRKVKMGISKRVFIMPITDVVKKQIAQQRRLFFKICFDCGAKNPIGGTRCRKCRGSHMRLKNRTLGAKK
- a CDS encoding alcohol dehydrogenase — its product is MKGAQIIKTNQPLEINDIKDPKPEGKQVLVKVIASGVCHSDLHLWEGGYAGPKGVFMKVEDRGVKFPLIPGHEISGEIEEVGNEVSNVQVGDNVLVYPWLGEGSCPACLSGEQNLCDSPKTLGIYQNGGYAQFVLVPDSKYVIKLSNLQFDSASSLACSGLTAYNAVKKAKPAQGLEKDHNIVIVGAGGLGLMAVQIAKAICDSNITVIDVNDQKLSEARKLGADTVINSKEKSDIVKEVKALTNGAGTDVVIDFVNNNITSINSFNMLRKRGKMIMVGLFGGSMELNLPMIPLRGYTLTGAYTGTFSDLTELVNLASQGKVKTVLDKRYSLDQVNEALEDLKNGKIIGRAIINPN
- a CDS encoding adenylyltransferase/cytidyltransferase family protein; translation: MNSTQRYLLSSIYCNNLSLEILQENNDNDSKGNEDSISISTSASPAPATRAEMPFLSYLSRKLEFDSTLFENELLNLEKEKLIEIKKNKQIGRSTINKEDEVFLTKRGRAEIKVVLVGGVFDLLHAGHIHTLKAAKLLGDVLIIVVATDATVSNLRSNRKIFHNENSRLELVSSIRFVDKAIIGRKTSIYDTVSFVRPDIIALGYDQSHDVKSMKKNCLERGIDVEVVRLSSPIPELKSSAIKSELGSSFYDLQ